The sequence AAAGAGTCTGGAGGCTGATCTGACCTGGGATGAAGTACTCCGCTTCGCGCGCGGACCGTTGTTTGAAGTAGCTTTGATAATTTTCGTCGGCGGCATGACCTACCGCTTGATTCGGGTGCTGCTGCTCGGTTGGGGTCGTGACCGCGTGCCCGCCATGGGCAGCAAGACTGTCGGCGTGTTGAAGTCGTACCTCAAAGGAATTTTGATCTGGCCGTTCATTCCTTGGGTGAAGGACACGTTCAAACGCAACCCGTTGATTTACGTTGCCGGCGGCTTGTTTCACCTCGGGCTGTTCGCCGTCATTTTCCTCGGTACCGCGCACATGCTGGTATGGAAGAGTCTGCTTGGTTTTGGCTGGCCGACGCTCCCGCTGCCGATCGTCGATTGGATGGCGGCCGTGGCGATCGTGGCCATGCTGGCGCTGTTCATCAACCGTCTGGTGAATCCGGTCCTGCGCATGATCAGCGGCCCGGCCGAGTGGCTGAACTGGGGTGTGGTCTTTTTACCGCTGGTTACCGGTTACATCATGGCTCACCATCTCTGGTTCGGCTATACGACGCTCTTCAGCCTGCACATGCTGGCCGTCGACATGCTGTTGATCTACATCCCGCTCAGCCGTATCTCACATTTCATGTTCTATTTCTTCTCGCGCACGATCCACGGTACCGAATACGGCAAACGTGGCGTGATGCCCTAGGAGGTTATCGATGCTCGCGACACAAGAAGCGCTTAACCAATTTGTCGAAGACACGGGTGGCTGGGTCGCTTCGCAGCTCGAAGCCTGCACGCGCTGCGGTATGTGTGCCGAGGCCTGCCACTTCTACATCAGCAGCGGCAATCCTGCATACAGTCCGGTATGGAAGATGGAGCTGCTGCGGCGGGCCTACGAAGGCCGCTTCACGCTCAGTGGGCGTCTGAAGCTGGCGCTGGGAATCGAAAAGCCGATTTCGGACTCCGATCTCGATACCTGGCGCACGATCGACTACGAAGCCTGTACCCTGTGCAACCGCTGTTCTCAGGTCTGTCCGATGGGCATCGACCTCGGATCGCTGATCCACGGCGTGAGGGGTGCGCTGGCTGCTGCGGGCGAGGTGCCGAAGGACCTCGAAGATGCCACCCAGAAGCAAATCGAGGACGGCAGCCCGTTGGGTGTCGATCTGGACGCCTGGAAGGACCGCATGGATTGGATCCAGGACGAATGGGAGGTGAAGCTGCCGATCGACGTGAAAGGAGCCGACACGATGGCCGTCTTCACATCGATCGAGTTGATGAAATTCCCCAGTAATTTCGCTTACATTGCCAAGATCATGGAGGCCGCCGGAGAGAGCTGGACGATCAGCAGCAAGGGCCGTGAGGTAGTCAACTTTGGTCTTTTTGAAGGCAGTACCGAACACACCATTTTGTTCTTGAAGCGCATCTTTGACGCCGCGGAGGAACTGGGTGTGAAGCGCGTGATGGTAACCGAATGCGGGCACGCCTACGAGGCGCTGCGGTGGACGTCCTTCAACTTGGTACAGGTTCCCAAAGGGCTGGAGGTGACACACATCGCCGGCGTGCTGGGTGAGTTCCTGAATGCAGGCCGTATCAAACTCAAGGCTGGCGCGATGGACGACAACCTGATCACGTTTCACGACGCCTGCAAGATTCAGCGCAAGGGTGGTCATATCAAAGAACCGCGCCAGATTCTCAACATCCTGGCGCCGAACAACTTTGTCGAGATGACTCCCAATCGGGAAGACGGCATTTGCTGCGGTGGAGGCGGCGGTGTGATTTCGATCAAGGAAGCCGATCAGAAACGATTTGATGCCTTCGAACTAAAGATCGACCAGATGAACGAAATCGGTGCCAAGCGAGTGACGATGGCTTGCTCCAACTGCCGTCTGCAGTTCACCGATTCTGTACAGCATTTCGACCTGGATTGGAAGATCTACGGACTTTCGCAAATGGTCGCCGAATCGCTTGAGGAGTGATTTCCCAGCAGGCGGTTCTGCTTGAACGGGAGGAATGAACAATGGCTTCGTTTTCCTTGAGTCCTGTCGAACGAG is a genomic window of Anaerolineales bacterium containing:
- a CDS encoding (Fe-S)-binding protein, which gives rise to MLATQEALNQFVEDTGGWVASQLEACTRCGMCAEACHFYISSGNPAYSPVWKMELLRRAYEGRFTLSGRLKLALGIEKPISDSDLDTWRTIDYEACTLCNRCSQVCPMGIDLGSLIHGVRGALAAAGEVPKDLEDATQKQIEDGSPLGVDLDAWKDRMDWIQDEWEVKLPIDVKGADTMAVFTSIELMKFPSNFAYIAKIMEAAGESWTISSKGREVVNFGLFEGSTEHTILFLKRIFDAAEELGVKRVMVTECGHAYEALRWTSFNLVQVPKGLEVTHIAGVLGEFLNAGRIKLKAGAMDDNLITFHDACKIQRKGGHIKEPRQILNILAPNNFVEMTPNREDGICCGGGGGVISIKEADQKRFDAFELKIDQMNEIGAKRVTMACSNCRLQFTDSVQHFDLDWKIYGLSQMVAESLEE